The DNA sequence TTACTAAAGCTTTTTCAGTTTCTTTACCGTTCACGTTTTTATTTCGAAGGTCTACCAACATCAAGTGATTATCAGTTCCACCACTTACGATATCGAATCCTTGCGTCATCATCGCTTTGGCTAAAGCACGGGCATTGGCAACCACTTGTTGAGCATATACCTCAAATTTCACATCAATCGCTTCAGCAAAGGCTACAGCTTTTCCAGCAATAACATGCTCCAATGGTCCACCCTGAATTCCTGGGAATACAGAACCGTTTAAAACCTGGCTCATCATTTTAATTTCTCCCTTCGGTGTTTTGTGACCGTAAGTATTTTCAAAATCCTTACCCATCATAATCAGTCCACCTCTTGGACCACGAAGGGTTTTATGAGTAGTCGTTGTTACCACGTGACAATGCTCGAACGGAGAGCTTAATAATCCTTTGGCAATCAATCCCGCTGGGTGTGCAATATCTGCCCACAAAGTCGCTCCTACTTCATCTGCCACTTCACGGAATTTCGCAAAATCGATATCTCTGGAATAAGCAGAATAACCTGCAATTAACATTTTAGGTTTTACTTCCAAAGCTTTCTGACGCATTGCATCGTAATCGATCAAACCACTTTCGCGATCAACCCCGTAAAAATTAGCGTTGTATTGAATTCCAGAAAAGTTCACGAATGAACCGTGGGTTAAATGTCCACCCATCGATAAATCAAGTCCTAAAATTTGGTCACCTGGCTTCAAAATAGAAAGATAAATCGCAGCATTGGCTTGCGAACCTGAATGGGGCTGAACGTTGGCGTAATCAACACCGAACAATTCTTTCGCTCTGTCAATGGCTAAAGTTTCGATTTCATCCACCACTTCGCAACCACCGTAATATCTTTTTCCCGGATATCCTTCCGCATATTTATTGGTCAAAACACTTCCTACCGCTTTCATTACGTTGTCTGAAACAAAATTTTCAGAAGCAATCAATTCGATACCATGTGTTTGTCTTTGTCTTTCCTGTTCAATAAGGTCAAAAATTGGATCCATAATCTATAAATGATGTTTTTTTATTGTATTTAATAAGAATTCAAATTTATGGAAATTTTTGAGAAGAAGTTGGGTTGGGGGCGAAATGTTGGGTGCGGAGTGCTGGGTGCTGGATGTTTGATGATTGATGTTGGTTGGAGGATAAGTAATGAGAAATGGGTAATGGGTAATGAGCAATGGTGAACGGTCAATAGTTAAAATCCTATAATAAATAATAAAACTCTGTGGAATCTGTGAGCTTTTTTTTTAAACACTTGAAATTTTTAAACACTAATGACACTAATGGTTTCACAAATAACACTATTAAAAGGTAACTTAAAAGATTTGACAGATTGAACGGATGAATAATGTGCAATGAAAAATAGTGAATGGTGAAATATAGATATTGCATAAATCTGCTCAATCTGCATAATCTGCGGGAGATTTAAACACTAATTATACTAATGTTTTCACAAATGACACTATTAAAATGTTGGGTGTTAGATGCTTGATGTTTGATGTTGGTTGTTAGTTCAATCTCATCTACAAAACAAAATGGCCAGTCTTAAAAAAAAACCTATTATATGAACTTTATAAACCCAATAAGTTCCATCTCTAAAAAACTTTTGTGCCTTTTGTGGTTTAAAATTATTTTTTTCAAATAGAATAGGCTTTTAAATTTTGCCACTTTTGTGGTTTTAAACTTCAATTTTCTTAATTTCGCCAAATAAGGAAAAGCATGAACATAGGCGATTCGGTTTCGGTGATCGATGATCAATTAAAAGGAAAAGTTATATCCATCAAAGGAAAAAAAGTGACCATCGAAGATGAGCATGGTTTTCCGTACGAGTATGAGGCAAAAGAATTGGTCTTGCAACAAGCCGAAATTTACGATCAAGTCCAAACCATTCTAAAAGAAGAAACCTCGAGACCTATTTCTAAAAAACACCACAAGAAACCTTTTATTCTGGATCTGCATTTCGAACATCTGGTCAAGAACCCCAGTGATTACGATTCTTTTGAACGGCTTTTCCGTCAGAAAGAAAAACTCATTACCACCATTGAGTATTGCAGGAAAAACAATTTAAAAAAATTAGAGATCATCCACGGAATTGGTGATGGCGTCCTCCAGCAAATGGTCCATGATGTCCTGGAAAGCCAAACCAATCTGGAGTTTCAAAACAAAGAAATACTGCACCATCAGTCGGGTACAGTGCTGGTTTACTTTAGATAGAATGCGGAATGATGGTTGATGGTTGATGGTTGATGGATGATGGATGATGGATGCAAAATCCAAAATTTTTCTTTCACTATTACCCATTACCCATTGCTCATTATTCATCACCTATTGACCTCCGACTCTCACTTGGCTCTTGTTACTTTTTCCTTGGCTCTTGCAATCATTCCTCTTTCACAATTAGTAACCCGTCAACACCCAGCATCCAACACCAAACACCCAGCATCTCCTAATCTACATATTTAAAACTGGTCGCGTAGAACTTCCCTTTTTTAACTTCTCCGCTAACGATTGCTTTTTTCATGATTTTGCAATAGCCATCTTCTGCGTGGGCATTACCGTACGTTTTCTTATCTAAACCTTCAACGTTATAGACTTTGCCATCGATTTTCACTGCCATAGCGCAACCTTTATCTGTTTTAACTTTAAACTGACACATTCCACACGCTGCGTCTACAGTTTGATTCTCGATTTTTTTCTGGGCAAAAATACTTACTGAAAACAACAGCACAAATACCAATAGGACTCTTTTCATAATATTCTAAATTTAATAATATTTAAAAATTGATTTAATAGGTTTGGTTTTAATCTTAGATTTTTTTTAACCGTAGAATCTGCAAAAGCTTTATTTTAATTGGAATTAATCAACAGTTTACAAAACGAACATCATAAAAAACGATTCCCCTTTTTGCCTTCTTTTGAAGAACTTTTTTCTGCAATACTCTTTTGTCCCTTTTGCGGTAAAAACTTACTCGTATCTATCTTTAACTCTTATTTAAAAACCTTTGTAAAAATAGCAAATCTCTTTCATCCGTACTCATGACTTTGCTCATAACTGTTCAAAAATAAGAAAATTTCAAAAGCCGATTAATTTTAATAAATTTGCAGTCGTAAAGCATGGAACATTTAAAATTACTTTTCACCAAAGACGGCGTACAATATCAAGTTGTAAGAAACAAAACAGTTTCTGAGGAAAACTCCTATTTCGTCACCGAAGAATCACCTGAAAATTCACTCAGCAACAAAATCGATGAGATTTTAGCCCTGAAAAAATATAAAGAAATTACCGTAATTTCAGCCTTGAATCATTTCACCTTAATGCCGGAAGGTTTTAAAGAACACGATTTAGGTTACGATTTGATTTCTTATAATGCTCCTGTCAATAAAGATCAGGAAGAATTAATGCTGTCGGTGAACAAGAAATTCGGCGTTCAGTTTTATTATACGTTCCCGAAATCTATTTATCAGAAAATTAAAGACTTAGCCGTTCCTACGAAATTCAATTTCTCCGGCGAACAGTTTTTAACTCAGATTTCGACCAAAAACCAGAAAGAAATCCACATCAATCTCTATCATCAACAATGTGAGTTTTTTGCTTTAGATCAGAAAAAAGTTATCCTTTATAATAACCTGGATGTGACTTCAGAAGTTGACTTCCTCTATTTCATCATGTTTACTTTAAGCAAGATCGGATTCGGAATCGCGGACACTCAATTTTTTGTTTACGGTGAAACAACCGAGAATGAGACTTTTATTTCAGAATTAAAGAAGTTCGTGAAAACCCTGAAGATTGGTTATGATAATATTCCGAACAAGAATTTCATTTTGAATGGAAGATAGGTGAGAAGAGCCAGGGAAAAAGTAAAAAGAGCCAGGTGAAGTGAATTATGAATGGTTAATAGTGAATTTTTAAACTCTTTTAATCTAACCCTAAAAGGTAGAAGTATTTCATTAACTGTATTTTTTTAACACATAAGTCACATTAGTTTTTTGAAATAGTACAAAGATTACATTAGTTTTTTTTAATACTATTTTCAAAGGGAATCTTAAACTGTGTTATTTGTGAAAACATTTGTGTGATTTGTGTTTGATTTATTATTACAAAAGATTAAAACATACCAGAAGGTAATATGGAAATTCTCTTTGCTAAGTGAAACGCCTTCGCGTCCGCAATTTTTACGAATAATATTTTTTAAATCTTTGCGCCTTTGCGTTAAAATAGTATTTTAATTCTCTGCAATAAATTTGAATAAAAAAGAAACTCATCAATTATACCATCGCATTTAGAAATTAATTGAATTAAATTTGCGCTCTGGTGCATCAAGCATCAGGCACCCAACATCCAGCACCAAAAACATGTATAGAATAATCAGTGGCCAGTGGAAAGCCAAAAGAATTTCCGCTCCGAAAAGTTTCGACGTAAGACCGACGACCGATTTTGCAAAAGAAGCATTGTTCAGCATTATCGAAAACCGTTTCCGATTTGATTACGCCTCGATTTCTGTACTCGATTTGTTTGCAGGGATTGGTTCTATTTCTCTGGAATTCGCTTCCAGAGGTTGTAAAGATGTAACATCGATTGAAATGAACGCCAGACATGCTGGTTTCATTAACACCACCGCAGCGGAACTTGATATGAATTCTCAAGTGAATGCAATGCGTGCTGATGTTTTTGAATATTTAAAGAAAAATAGAAATCGTAAAACTTACGAATTAATCGTTGCCGATCCACCGTTCGAAATGGAGGTTGCCAAATATGAAGAACTGATTTCTTTGGTCCTCAACAATAATTACCTAAAACCAAATGGAGTATTTATTCTGGAACATCAAAGCCGCACGAAACTGCAGCATCCGAATATTATCGACACCAGAAAATATGGAAATGTAAGTTTTTCTTTCTTAAAACCAAACGAACCTACGACAGAAGAAGTGACGGAATCGGAAGAGGAAAGTCCGGAGAAAGCTGCCGAATAGATCAGTGATTGTTGATGGATGATCGATGATGGATGATGGATGATAGATGATAGATGATAGATGATGGATGATGGATGATGTGTCCGTCCCTGATATAGGTTGACATAAATAAGTCAACAAATATGAAAGCAAACATTAAGAAACTGCAGAAGCATCGGGTTTTCAGCGAAGAATTTAAGAGAGAGATTGTCTCTCTATTTGAGAGTGGAAAATTCAGTGTATTACAGCTTGAAAAATTGTATGGAATATCAGACTCTGCTATTTACCTATGGATCTATAAATTTTCTACCTTTAACGATAAAGGAATTAGAGTTGTAGAAATGAAAGAAAGCAGTGTACATAGGCTAAAAGAACTCGAGCAGAAGATTAAAGAACTTGAGCAAGCCGTTGGCCAGAAGCAGATTATGATCGATTATCTGGAAAAAAATGATTGATATAGCCAAGGAGGATCTGGATATTGACATAAAAAAAAATTACGGCAACCAACGCTCTGGTGGTTCAGGCAACATTCCGAAGAAAAAGAATTCACCCTGAATGCTTTGTATCGAGCAGTTGGGATCAGCAGGCAGGCGGTGCAACAATATGAGTATCGCCAGAACATTTTTGATGAAAAAGTACGTGTTCTAATGTTGGAAGCCCGCGAACTCCGGAGTGAACACCCAGGATGCGGAGTAGAGAAAATGTATTATGCCTTAAAGCCGGAATTCATAGGCAGAGACCGCTTCATAGAGCTTTTTATGGAATTGGGTTTCAGGCTGGAGCACAAGAGGAATTACCGCAGAACGACTCATTCTGTCGCCTGCGAATATCCCAATCTTATCAAAGGCATGGAAGTAAATGCACCTAATACCATTTGGCAATCGGATATTACGTATATTTATGTTAACGATAGGTTTTATTACGCAGTTTTCATCATTGATGTATACACTAAAAAGATTACAGGATACAAAATATCCAATAATATGAGGGCAACAGCGAATGTAGAAGCCTTGAAAATGGCGTTAAAAGACCATTGTTTTCCTAAAATCCATCACTCAGACAGAGGAGGGCAATACATTTATAAAGAATATGTCAAGTTGCTGAAAGAAGGGGCTACCCAAATAAGCATGGCCTTGTCTGCACAGGATAATGCATATGCAGAGCGGATAAACAAGACCATAAAAGAAGAATATCTGGATCGATGGAAACCCATGAACTTTGAACAGTTGAAGAAATTTACAAAGCGAGCGGTTGATCAATATAATAACCGCCGACCACATAATAACCTTGGCCGGTTATCGCCTGTAGAATTTGAAAGAAGATGGCAAGAAAAGGGATTTTCATCCCAACCCATTAACACCATCTATGATAATAATGAGCCGTAAAAAAAGAGGTTACCTAGTGTGGAAAGCTATTAAAATATGGATAAATTTAGAAATGATTGCACTTAAAATTTACCCACATTTTAACAGCCACATTCAACAACGATCATGAAAATAATTATATAAAAACAAGTCAACACTATTCAGGGATTGGCAATGGATGAAAATACTATTTTCTGAACGATCTAAAAAGAAATGAAAGTCGATCTAAAAATTATATTGCCACGAATGCACGAATAAATGTTAGCTGTAACAGAAGAATTCGTGCATTAGTGGCATTTCTTTACAGCATTTTGTTAAAGATAAAAAAAAGGTTGATGTAAAAACGCTGTACTTATTTGAACTTTAATAGGACTATTTTATACTTTTCTCTTTGGTTACTTTTGTGGTTAAAAAATTTCAAATATATTATTTGTCATTTACTCAACAAATTCTTAACAGCATTTTGTTAAAGATAAAAAAAAGGTTGACATAAAAACGCTGTACTTATTTGAACTTTAATACGACTATTTTATACTTTCCTCTTTTGTAACTTTTGTGGTTGAAAAATTTCAAATATATTTTTGGCATTTACTCAACAAATTCTTACAACACTTTCAACTCCAGATCGATGGTTTTACCGAAGAATTTCTTGGAGATCTTTTCAAAGTTTTTAGTGATATCAGAAAGAAAAAACTGATAAGTCGGTTTGGGATTATCCTCATTTAATAAATGATGTTTGTCCAGAATGATTTTCAACTGATTCGCCACAATACTCGGTGAATCGATCACGCGAACGCGGTTTCCATAATACTGTTTGATTTCATTTAGCAAAAGTGGATAATGCGTACAACCCAAAATCAGCGTTTCAATATTTTTTAATTTACTATTGCTTAAATAGTTATAAATAATCGAATGCGTAATCGGATGATTTCTAAAACCTTCCTCAATCGCCGGAACGAGAAGCGGAGTCGCCAGTTCGTCCACCTTGATAAACTTATTATGCTTGCGGATTGATTTCTTATACAAACCTGAATTCACCGTCGCTTTGGTGGCAATCACACCGACATTATTGTGAATCTCGTATGACACTTTCTCTGCTACAGGATTAATCACATCGATGACGGGAACTTTATCATTAACCAGTTCCAGGACTTCTTTTAAAGCATTTGCCGTGGCAGAATTACAGGCAATAACGATCGCTTTGCAATTTTTCTCTAATAAAAATTCGGTGATTTTTATACAATACCCAATAATCGCTTCCCTGGATTTTTCACCATATGGAAGATGTTTAGTATCGCCGAAATAAATCAAATTTTCGTGAGGAAGTAATCGTTTAATTTCTTTAGCAACGGTTAATCCACCCACCCCAGAATCAAAAATTCCGATAGACTGGTTGGCAGAAAGATGGCTGAAATCCGGTTTTTTATGTATCACGACGAAGAAATTTTTGCAAAAATACGGAATTAAGAACCAAGTAAAAAGAGCGAAGCAGATGAATGGTCAATAAGTGTGAATGGTGAACAGTGAATAGTGAATAGTGAATAGTGAATAGTGAATTTAAAAACTATTTACAGCAAATAAAATGGTGTTATTTGTGCAGCCATTCGTGTCATTTGTGTTTTAATAATTCCTTGAAACTCGATTCCAGAACCTTGAAACTCGAACCTCGAACCTCGAACCTCGAACCTCGTACCCCGAACCTCGCAACTCGCAACTCGAACCCCGAACCTCGCAACTCGAACCCCGAACCTCGCAACTCGAACCTCGTACCCCGTACCTCGTCAAACCACAAACAGATCCGACGCAATTCCATCCGCCAGAAACCAGTGTTTTTCCGGAATAGTCAAATGGTTATTTTCGATTTTTAATAATCCGTCCTCGAGTTTGGTTTTGATTTCATTTTGGAAATACTCCAACAATTCGGTACTGAATTTTTCTTTTAATGAAGATAAATCAACGCCCCAAACGGTTCGCAATCCAATCATAAGCATTTCATTGAACTGATCTTTCTCAGATAGAATTTCAGTTTCTTTTGGTAAAATACTTTTATTTAAGGAATTGATGTACAATTGATTATTGGCAATATTCCAACTTCTTTCATTTCTTCCATTGTATGAATGTGCGGAAGGTCCTATTCCTAAATATTCCTGATATTTCCAATATGCAGAATTATGTTTGGAATGAAAACCGGGTTTTCCAAAATTAGAAATTTCATAATGATCAAAGCCATTATCTTTTAAGAAATCAATCATATAGAAAAACTCCTCATGCTGCTCTGCTTCTTTTGGAGCAGCGATTTTGCCTTGTGAAATCCAGGCGTTTAACATGGTTTTCGGTTCAATCGTCAAAGCGTAAGAAGAAACATGCGGCACTTGAAGTTCGATGGTTTTATCTAAATTCTGTTTCCAGATTTCAAAATTAGAACTTGGTGAACCGTAAATTAAATCGATGCTGATATTTTCAAAACCAAAGTCTTGCGCTCTTTTAATGGAGCTTTCTGCTTCGCCTGAATTATGAGCGCGGTTCATTAGTTTTAAATCTTCATCAAAAAAACTTTGGGTCCCAATCGACAAACGATTAAACGACGTTTTAGATAATTCCTTCAAAAAGTTTTTATCCAAATCATCAGGATTCGCTTCAAGGGTAATTTCTATATCCGGGTCAAAAGAAAAATGTTTTAAAACCTCATCAATAATGGATTGAAGTTCATCTACTTTCAGAATAGAAGGCGTTCCACCGCCGAAATAAAGAGATTTTATGTTCTTATTTTCCAGTTCATCTCTGCGCAAACCAATTTCCTTTTTGATGGCAGCAACCATTTCCTCTTTATAATTTAAAGAAGTAGAAAAATGAAAATTACAGTAACTGCATTTTTGCTTGCAGAAAGGGATGTGGAGGTAAATCATTGTGTAAGAGCCAAGGAAAAAGTTAAAAGAGCCAAGGTTGAGAGTGGGAAGTTGGAAGTCTGGAATTGGAAGCCTAAAGTGTGAAGTCTAAAAAATTCACTATTGACCATTCACCATTCACTATTTGACCATTGTCAACTATTAATACCGGTATCCTCTCGTATTGATAAAGTTTTCTAATTTATAACCGATGCTCAACATGAAGCTGCTACCAGCATATTGCTGAATATCTGAAAGTCCGAAATTATAAGTCGCACCAAAAAAGAAATTATTGACCGTTCCTTTAATAATCGGAGAAAAGCCTAAACTTTGATTTCCGAATTTATTGCTGGCTGTTCTAAAACTTACCCCGGCTGAAAAAGAGTTTTCATCTCCGGTAACAGTTCCCATTACATTCAGATCGATCAATTTTGATGAATTGGTATTAAAGTTGGCCAGAACAGATGGCGTTACATAAAACTCATCGGTCAAATACCAATCATATCCAGTATTAAGAATGATTTTAGTGGGCTCGGGTTCGATCCCATTTACAATAGGAATATCATTAGTCAGCGCAATATCATTCACAGAAACTCCCGCGAAAAAATTACGATAAGTAATGGCCATTCCAAGATTAGCATACACCAAGAAGAGCGAGTTTGAACTTAATACGGGATCACCAGGATCTTGCGGATTCAGCATTCCCAAGTCGATGTTCATGTTATAGAAATTCACATTCGTCCCAAAAGAGAACTGACTTTTACGTTCGCCATCATCATCAATCGGAATAAAATAAGCGGCACCTGCCGAAATACCATTGGAAGAAATCGGTCCGTTTTGATCTCTAAAAAAAGACAAACCGGCTCCTACTCTATCAAATACGTTGGCATGCATCCCAATCGACTGAACATTGGGCGACTGATCGAAATTGGAAAATTGTTTCTGGTAGTTTAAATTCAACACCACATCATCTGTACTTCCGTAAAGTGCGGGGTTAAAAAGAAAATCGCCGCCAAGCAAATACTGTTGGTAAAAAGGCAATGTTTCCTGGCTTTTGTAGCTTCCGAAAAAGACCACCACGAAAAATAATGTATATATTTTTCTCATAATAAGATTAGCGTGAATTTTTAGCAAATATAAAAAAGTTTTTATGGAACTAAGATGTTGCTTCAATTTTACAGAAAATTATAAACACATCAGACCCATTTGTTTAGAGCATAATTAAATTTAAGTCACAAAAGTTTCAGCTAAAGAACTACTTCTAAAAGTTCACATCAGTTCTGAAAATCAAAGTTTTTCTTCCTTGTATTCTAAGTGTTTTCTAAGTGAAAACTAATTTTGATGGCACTCATGTGTTTTATTAAGAATTAAAAAAGACTCTACGATTCCAAATATTTTCTCCATTTATCTAAAGCGTCCTGCATATCTTTTGGCATTGGACTTTCGAAATACATTTCTTGCTTCGTGGTCGGATGAATAAATCCGAGCGTGTGGGCATGAAGTGCATGACGTGGCAAAATTTCAAACACATTTTTTATAAACTGTTTGTACTTCGGCATATTAATTCCTTTTAGAATCTGACTGCCTTCATATCTTTCATCATTAAAAAGAGTATGTCCAATATGTTTAAAGTGAGCCCGAATTTGATGCGTTCTACCCGTTTCCAATTTACATTCAACCCACGTGATATAGCGGAACCGTTCGATGACTTTATAATGCGTAACTGCATGTTTCCCTAAAGTTCCGTCTTCGAAAACCGCCATCTGCATTCTATTTTTTAAATGTCTTCCGATGTTTCCTTTAATGGTTCCCTGGTCCTCTTCAATATTCCCCCACACGAATCCCCAATATAATCTCTTGGTAGTTCGGTCAAAGAATTGTTTGGCCAGAAAACTTAAGGCATATTCATTTTTGGCAATCACTAAAAGTCCGGACGTATCTTTATCAATTCTGTGCACCAACCCAACACGGTCTAAATCGGATTTCTGTCCGTTTTTTTCAAAATGAAAAGCCAGTGCATTAATCAAAGTTCCGTCGTAATTTCCATGACCTGGATGCACAACCATTCCCGCTTCTTTATCCACAACGACCACATCATCATCTTCATAAACGATATTAATCGGAATATCTTGTGGAATGATGAGATTTTCTCTCCGCGGACTCGTCAACAAAACCGAAATTTGATCACCTGGTTTTACGCGGTAATTTTGTTTTACCGGGACACCATTAACCACGACATTACCTGCACGGCAAGCTTGTGAGATTTTATTTCTGGAAGAATTCTGTCGGAAATTAACCAGGAATTTATCAATACGCATCGTTTCCTGACCTTTATCAACGGTTAGAGAAAGGTGTTCAAAAAGTCCTTCTGATTCAGTTTCGTTAGATTCCTGATTCAAAAATTCTTCTTCGGCGAAATTTTCGTTGTCTTCTGTCATTATATTTTTGAAAGATAAAGCTCCAACTTTTCGGTTGAAGCTTTAGATTTTATGATCATTAAAAAACTACTCAACAATTACCCTTTTAACTTTTGGTTTTTCTTCGGCTTTTGTTGGAGTTGCTTTGGCTGGAACTTGAGTTGTAACAGCTTTGGGTTTCGTTTCAACCACTTTTGGCTTTTGCTCTGTTGCCGTTTTTGGAGCGTCTGTCTTTTTCACCTCCGCTCTTGGAGTTTCCTGCTTCTTCACTTCCGCTTTCGGAGTTTCTACTTTTGGCGCAACAGGTCTTGGAGTTTCTTCTAATGGCTCAGTTCGACTCGGCGTTGGTTCTCTGTACACCGGTGTTTCCTCATAACTCTGAGAATCGTAAGCATCGGTTTTAATTCTGTACATCGAATTCAGTTGTGAAATTTTCCCACCCATTTCAGCCGGCGTTTTTTTACTGGCCCAAAGATCAATCTGCATTCCCTGATCCCGTACATCAAATGCCGCCGGATCTTGGTAGTAAACAATATCTGATTCATCTGCACCGCCATCTTCATGCTCTATCAAACCTATTTCAAATAAATTTTGAGCAATCACTAGTTTCGCTTCCTGAACGGTTAAACCGACAAGATTAGGAACAGATATATTTCTTTTTGGCCCCGCACCGATGACCAAATCAATGGTTGAGAATCGGGGTAACAAAGCACCAGGCTTTAAAACAGCACCGTTATACAGCATTCGCAAAACAGCATCACGCTGAATACTGGGTTCATAAATGGTATCACCAATCTTTAATCCGACTTGCTCTAATTGCCTAAATGCCAAGCCTTTATATCGGTCTAAAACATCAGGAACAGAAACTTGTGCATACGTTCTCGGATTCACTTTCAAGACAATCGTTCTACCATCTTTCACACGGGAACCCGGCGAAGGATAGATTTGTAAAACCTGAAAAGGTTTGAATTTTGGATCATATTTAAAACTGTCGACTTCGTAGCTTAAGCCCGAATCATCTAAAATTTTAATGGCCTCATGCACCGATTTGTTCATCACATTGGGTACTGCGATTTCTTTTCCGTGATTCGTATGCACCTCTAACCAACGAAACGTCAGCCATACTGCACCTACGAAAACGGCAGCCGCTAAAAGTATATTTACTAAGACCTTCCAATGGAAGAACGATTTAAGCATATTTATAAATCTTTTATTAAATGCAAATATATAAAATAATCT is a window from the Kaistella flava (ex Peng et al. 2021) genome containing:
- the glyA gene encoding serine hydroxymethyltransferase, with protein sequence MMDPIFDLIEQERQRQTHGIELIASENFVSDNVMKAVGSVLTNKYAEGYPGKRYYGGCEVVDEIETLAIDRAKELFGVDYANVQPHSGSQANAAIYLSILKPGDQILGLDLSMGGHLTHGSFVNFSGIQYNANFYGVDRESGLIDYDAMRQKALEVKPKMLIAGYSAYSRDIDFAKFREVADEVGATLWADIAHPAGLIAKGLLSSPFEHCHVVTTTTHKTLRGPRGGLIMMGKDFENTYGHKTPKGEIKMMSQVLNGSVFPGIQGGPLEHVIAGKAVAFAEAIDVKFEVYAQQVVANARALAKAMMTQGFDIVSGGTDNHLMLVDLRNKNVNGKETEKALVKADITCNKNMVPFDDKSAFTTSGIRLGTAAITTRGLKEADMEVLAELINDVVMNINDDNKIADVRKKVNQMMEGKALFNY
- a CDS encoding Smr/MutS family protein — translated: MNIGDSVSVIDDQLKGKVISIKGKKVTIEDEHGFPYEYEAKELVLQQAEIYDQVQTILKEETSRPISKKHHKKPFILDLHFEHLVKNPSDYDSFERLFRQKEKLITTIEYCRKNNLKKLEIIHGIGDGVLQQMVHDVLESQTNLEFQNKEILHHQSGTVLVYFR
- a CDS encoding DUF6370 family protein yields the protein MKRVLLVFVLLFSVSIFAQKKIENQTVDAACGMCQFKVKTDKGCAMAVKIDGKVYNVEGLDKKTYGNAHAEDGYCKIMKKAIVSGEVKKGKFYATSFKYVD
- a CDS encoding DUF3822 family protein, coding for MEHLKLLFTKDGVQYQVVRNKTVSEENSYFVTEESPENSLSNKIDEILALKKYKEITVISALNHFTLMPEGFKEHDLGYDLISYNAPVNKDQEELMLSVNKKFGVQFYYTFPKSIYQKIKDLAVPTKFNFSGEQFLTQISTKNQKEIHINLYHQQCEFFALDQKKVILYNNLDVTSEVDFLYFIMFTLSKIGFGIADTQFFVYGETTENETFISELKKFVKTLKIGYDNIPNKNFILNGR
- a CDS encoding RsmD family RNA methyltransferase; translated protein: MYRIISGQWKAKRISAPKSFDVRPTTDFAKEALFSIIENRFRFDYASISVLDLFAGIGSISLEFASRGCKDVTSIEMNARHAGFINTTAAELDMNSQVNAMRADVFEYLKKNRNRKTYELIVADPPFEMEVAKYEELISLVLNNNYLKPNGVFILEHQSRTKLQHPNIIDTRKYGNVSFSFLKPNEPTTEEVTESEEESPEKAAE
- a CDS encoding transposase; translated protein: MKANIKKLQKHRVFSEEFKREIVSLFESGKFSVLQLEKLYGISDSAIYLWIYKFSTFNDKGIRVVEMKESSVHRLKELEQKIKELEQAVGQKQIMIDYLEKND
- a CDS encoding IS3 family transposase encodes the protein MYRAVGISRQAVQQYEYRQNIFDEKVRVLMLEARELRSEHPGCGVEKMYYALKPEFIGRDRFIELFMELGFRLEHKRNYRRTTHSVACEYPNLIKGMEVNAPNTIWQSDITYIYVNDRFYYAVFIIDVYTKKITGYKISNNMRATANVEALKMALKDHCFPKIHHSDRGGQYIYKEYVKLLKEGATQISMALSAQDNAYAERINKTIKEEYLDRWKPMNFEQLKKFTKRAVDQYNNRRPHNNLGRLSPVEFERRWQEKGFSSQPINTIYDNNEP
- the murI gene encoding glutamate racemase, giving the protein MIHKKPDFSHLSANQSIGIFDSGVGGLTVAKEIKRLLPHENLIYFGDTKHLPYGEKSREAIIGYCIKITEFLLEKNCKAIVIACNSATANALKEVLELVNDKVPVIDVINPVAEKVSYEIHNNVGVIATKATVNSGLYKKSIRKHNKFIKVDELATPLLVPAIEEGFRNHPITHSIIYNYLSNSKLKNIETLILGCTHYPLLLNEIKQYYGNRVRVIDSPSIVANQLKIILDKHHLLNEDNPKPTYQFFLSDITKNFEKISKKFFGKTIDLELKVL
- the hemW gene encoding radical SAM family heme chaperone HemW codes for the protein MIYLHIPFCKQKCSYCNFHFSTSLNYKEEMVAAIKKEIGLRRDELENKNIKSLYFGGGTPSILKVDELQSIIDEVLKHFSFDPDIEITLEANPDDLDKNFLKELSKTSFNRLSIGTQSFFDEDLKLMNRAHNSGEAESSIKRAQDFGFENISIDLIYGSPSSNFEIWKQNLDKTIELQVPHVSSYALTIEPKTMLNAWISQGKIAAPKEAEQHEEFFYMIDFLKDNGFDHYEISNFGKPGFHSKHNSAYWKYQEYLGIGPSAHSYNGRNERSWNIANNQLYINSLNKSILPKETEILSEKDQFNEMLMIGLRTVWGVDLSSLKEKFSTELLEYFQNEIKTKLEDGLLKIENNHLTIPEKHWFLADGIASDLFVV
- a CDS encoding PorP/SprF family type IX secretion system membrane protein, producing MRKIYTLFFVVVFFGSYKSQETLPFYQQYLLGGDFLFNPALYGSTDDVVLNLNYQKQFSNFDQSPNVQSIGMHANVFDRVGAGLSFFRDQNGPISSNGISAGAAYFIPIDDDGERKSQFSFGTNVNFYNMNIDLGMLNPQDPGDPVLSSNSLFLVYANLGMAITYRNFFAGVSVNDIALTNDIPIVNGIEPEPTKIILNTGYDWYLTDEFYVTPSVLANFNTNSSKLIDLNVMGTVTGDENSFSAGVSFRTASNKFGNQSLGFSPIIKGTVNNFFFGATYNFGLSDIQQYAGSSFMLSIGYKLENFINTRGYRY